One segment of Novipirellula artificiosorum DNA contains the following:
- a CDS encoding PadR family transcriptional regulator has translation MASKELIAASTRPLVLAILSRGESYGYAIIDQVREQSDGHLEWSEGMLYPVLHRMEKEKLILSSWKIGENGRKRKYYRLSKSGTRGIEAERTQWLAVHETLVSFWGAKTCLS, from the coding sequence ATGGCATCAAAAGAACTCATCGCAGCATCAACGAGACCTTTGGTCTTGGCGATACTGTCGAGGGGCGAGAGTTATGGATACGCGATCATTGACCAAGTGCGTGAACAGTCCGACGGCCATTTGGAGTGGTCCGAAGGAATGTTGTACCCCGTTTTGCATCGAATGGAGAAGGAAAAGCTCATCCTTTCATCTTGGAAGATTGGCGAAAACGGGCGAAAGCGAAAGTACTACCGGCTTAGCAAATCAGGGACGCGTGGGATCGAAGCAGAACGGACGCAATGGCTTGCGGTGCACGAAACACTTGTATCTTTTTGGGGAGCGAAGACATGTTTGAGCTAG